Within Bacillus sp. E(2018), the genomic segment GTATAGAATGAGATACAGATTGATGAACAGCGCACTTGGCAATCCCTTTATTCGTCGTTTCTTAATTGGAAGTGCCATGTCATTTCCAGGGTTGCGCTCTAAAATGATGGATGAAATCATTTGACCATGTCATCGAAAGAAGCAGCATTCTTTTTTGATCTAGACAATACACTGTTTGATTATGAAGCCTCCTTTAAGAAGGCTTCTTTATTTGCATTTCGTTCCATCGTTTCCTCAGGTGAGCAAAATAAGAAAGTAGAAGAAAAATGGTTTTCTCGTTATAAAACGTTTTGTGATTTCTATTGGCACGCTTATGAAAAAGCATGGATCACCCAAGAAGAATATCGTAGGAAGCGATTAGTATCTTCTTTACGTGCAGTAGGACTAAGTCATTTTAGTGACCAAGAGATGGTGCGGTATCAACAGCTTTTTGAAAACAATGTACATCTGTTTGTAGAACCCTATCCATGGATACAGGATATTTTTCGTAACTTAAAACGTAATCAAATATTGTACGGAATCATCTCTAATGGAGATACTGATGTTCAGAGAAACAAAATTAAACAATTACACCTTGATTTTCCTGAAAGCCATATTTATATTTCATCGGAAATAAATGTAGCAAAACCTAGTCCTGAAATCTTTCATCTTGTGAAAAAAAATGTGAAAGCAAGTGCTTTTTTCTATGTTGGTGACTCGTATTCATTAGATATGGTCCCAGCGATCCAAGCAGACTGGACCGCTATATGGTGGAACCCTTTGATGCTTTCTGCAACAAATGAAAAAGTACCTCATCACAATTGTTACTCAAGCTGTAATTTAATAGAAACCATCACGAGATATATTGAATGAGCTGGATGTTCTCATTATTTGTTGTTTGAAAGAGAACGAATAGATATTTTTTGTCTTTGCTGATTAAAATGAAAGGCATCGAACTTCCGATCGGACTTATTTTCTGCCCATTCTTTGTAGTGATTCCTAAAAAGTAATTCTTATATAATCCTTCCCATAGCTTTCCGATAATTTCCTGACTTTTGGATGGAGAGAACCCTTGTAGCGGTTTGTTGTTATAATCTGTTAACGATTCTAATGAGATCACGTTATATTTGTCGATATCAATCTGATAGAAGTCTGTTGTTTGTGTAAGAGTTTGCTGTAAATATTTATTTGTTTTTTCATCCAGTTCATTCTTTGCTTTTCGTTCAGTGTTGTCCTTAGGGATTTTAAAACCTGAGAACGATTGACCAAGTTTTGCTGCATATAAATAATCATTACTCATTCTTTGCACAGAACGATATCTCTCCTCACTAAGATGGATCTCTCCTTGATGGTAGGAGATGGCCTCCCATAGCCCCGGTATCGAACTTAAAACATCCTTTTCAAGGTCAATTGCGTCTGAAGAGGTTTTCCACTCTGTCATCTTGTTGTTCAGCCTTCCGTTCTCAAAGATCATCGCCATATCTTGTCTAAGATAAACACGTTCAGAAGTCACTGAGTTCACTGTCCAAAGTAAGTCATAATTTGATGAAGTCCCATTTAGGAAGGAAAGTTTCGTTTTCGCTTCCTTAAAAGAGAACGTATTATCCAATGGAAAGAAAGTAATGCTTTCACGCGCTTCTTTTTTGACAAACGGCTGGTAGATGATACCTATTACAAGTATAATAATTAACAGATAAATTGAAATTCTCCACTTCATACAAATCAGCCTCCCTTTCGGACAACTTGTTCCTAAATTCTATGCAATACTGTCCAAATTAGAAGGCTTGAGTTAAAGAAAATGGAGGAGTTAATCGAGAGGGGTTAGAGTAATGGAAGTATTAGAAGTAGAAACAAAAGAGATCGTCAGCTATTTGAAAGAACTCGTACATATCCCAAGCCCATCTGGGAATACAGAAGCCGCAATCAATTATATGAAATCATTCTTTGAAGAATATGAGGTCTTATATAAAACAACCAATAAAGGTGCTGTCATAGCGACCATTCCAGGTGAGAACGATTCAAAACACCGTCTGTTGACTGCTCATGTAGATACGTTAGGTGCTATGGTAAAAGAGATCAAAAGCGATGGTCGTCTTAAACTAGACTTAATCGGAGGGTTCTACTGGAATACGATTGAAGGAGAATATTGTTCCATACATACGAATTCAGGAAGAGTGTTCAGCGGCACGGTCATGATGCATCAAACAGCTGCTCATGTATACAAAGGAATGAATGAACTTAAGCGTGATGAAAAGAACATGGTTGTTCGCGTAGATGAAGAGTTTCATTCTAAAAAAGATGTTGAAGAAGCGGGCATCTCTGTTGGAGATTTTGTCTCTTTTTATCCAAGGTTCGAACAATCGGATAGCGGATTTGTGAAGTCACGTCATCTTGACGACAAAGCTAGCGTGGCAATCTTAATGCATGTGATCAAACAAATAAAAGCACATTCAATCAAGCTGCCTTATACGACCCACTTTTTGATCAGTAATAATGAGGAGATCGGATATGGTGGTAATTCGAACATACCAACTGAAACAGTCGAGTACTTAGCCGTAGATATGGGTGCGATCGGTGATGGTCAGGCAACAGACGAATTTACTGTAAGTATCTGTGCGAAAGACTCTGGGGGACCATACCATTATGGGTTAAGAAAACATCTGGTTGACCTAGCAGAAAAACATAATGTCGGATATAAAGTTGATATCTATCCTTACTATGGTTCAGATGCAACAGCAGCCATCCGCGCTGGCGCCGATGTAGTGCACGGTCTGATCGGACCAGGGATTGATGCATCTCATGCTTTTGAGCGAACACATATTAAATCATTAAAAAATACAGCAGAGCTTATTCACGCGTATTTGAAGTCACCTTTAGTCTAGCCTTCAGCCCCTTAGCCATAGCTAAGGGTTTTTCTTTTTTTATCTATTCCTTGCAACGATTGAACTTATGAAGAAGTTTAGAGAAATCCGTAGTTGAACAAGGTATGAAATAGGAAAAGAAAGTGAAGGATGATAGGCAGAGGAGTGATGAAAAAATGTCATATCTGCCAAAGAAACAACCTCTTTCAAGAAATTTTGATGAAAATGTCCAGTATATGAAAAAACAACTAGGCGTTGACATCAGTTTTGATTGTATTCATCTTGACTTAGAATACGCCGGAAGAAGAATGGCTTTATTTATGGTTGATGGATTCGTTAAAGATGATATTCTTCATTATTTGATGAAGTTATTAGCCGATCTTGAGCCAGGTCAATTAGATCCGGATCCACTTGTGAAACTGATGAAGACATATTTGCCCTATATAGAAATCTCTACGTCAGATGATTTGAATCAAGGAATCGATTGGGTATTAAGTGGTCCTACAGTCCTTATCGTTGAGGGAGTTTCCGAAATCCTGCAAATCGATGCAAGAACATACCCGGTTCGAGGACCAGAAGAACCGGATGTTGAGCGTGTAGTAAGAGGAGCAAGAGATGGTTTTGTCGAAACGATCGTATTCAATACCGCACTTACAAGAAGAAGAGTTCGTGACCGCTCACTCCGAATGGAATACATGAGTATTGGAAGACGTTCTAAGACCGATGTATGTATTTCGTATATAGAAGACATTGCAGATCCTCATATCGTCGAACGAATCAAAGACTCTTTGAAAAAGATTGATACAGATGGACTTCCGATGGGCGAGAAAACGGTCGAAGAATTTATTTGTGGCCGTCACCTCAATCCATATCCGTTAGTGAGATATACAGAACGTCCGGACACTGCAGCTGTTCATTTATTTGAAGGCCATGTATTAGTTTATGTAGATGGTTCTCCTTCTGTCTTGATCACCCCAACAACATTCTGGCATCATCTGCAGCATGCTGAAGAATACAGGCAGAAACCGGTGGTTGGAGCCTATTTAAGATTTGTGCGATTTTTAGCTGTTTGGATTTCAATATTTTTATTACCGTTGTGGTATCTATTTTCCGTACACAAGGAACTTTTACCTGTGAATTTATCATTCATAGGCCCTGAAGAAATTGGTGTCGTTCCACTGTTTTTGCAATTTGTGATCATTGAATTGGGTATGGATATGCTCAGGATGGCTACCATACATACACCTACATCAGTTTCCACCGGACTAGGATTAGTCTCAGCAATTGTGGTCGGACAAGTTGCGATTGAAGCAGGTTTATTTGTAAACGAGGTCGTGCTCTATATCGCAGTAGCTGCAATCGGAACATTTGCTACACCAACGTATGAGCTTAGTTTAGCAAATCGGTTATTAAGACTTTCTTTATTAGGTTTAACCGCATTGTTGGGAGTACCCGGATATATAGTGGGCTTTACATTAGCTGTATTATTCTTTGTATCGTTCAAATCCTTTCATATCCCTTATCTCTGGCCGTTTATCCCCTTCAACCCAAAAGCGATCAGAGACGTCATCTTAAGAATTCCTATGCCTCTTAAGAACAGAAGACCAATTGTACTGCATCCGAAAGACCCAGATCGCTAGTATGGACAGCTGAACATTCTTCAGCTGTCTTTTTGTATGTAAATTGTGTGCAAAGGCTTGCATTTTTCCCTATGTTATTTGTTATAATGACAAAGGTGATTATAATGAAAACAATGTATGATGTTCTACAGCTGTTAAAAAGGTTTGGAACGTATATATATACCGGAAACAAGATAGCTGATTTAGAACTGATTCAAGAAGAGGTTAGAGAGCTCTACGAGCAAAAACTCATTGATGTAAACGAATTCAAGAATGCGATCATCATTATTCGAGCAGAACACAATAAATTACAATAGAGGATGAGACAAGATGGAGAAATGGTTAGTTGGTGTTGATTTAGGTGGAACAACAATTAAAATCGCTTTTGTAACCTTAGATGGCCATATTGTAGAGAAGTGGGAAATTCCTACAAATATTAATGAAGATGGAAAGCATATCGTTACGGATATTACTGACTCCATCCATTCCAAACTAAAAGAACTATCTGAACCTAAAGAAAAGCTTGAATCAATTGGTATGGGAGCGCCAGGTTTCATTGATATGAAAACAGGTTTCATCTATCATGCTGTAAATATCGGTTGGAGAGACTATCCGTTAAAAGAAGAGCTTGAAAAAGCAACTGGCCTTTCTGTTATCGTAGATAACGATGCTAACATCGCTGCGATCGGAGAAATGTGGCGTGGTGCCGGTGATGGTGAAGGAAACGTACTGATGGTTACATTAGGTACTGGTGTTGGTGGCGGAATTATCGTAAATGGACATATCATGCACGGAACAAATGGTATGGCTGGAGAGATCGGACACATAACAGCGATTCCAAAAGGTGGAGCGCCATGTAACTGCGGACGTACAGGATGTATTGAAACAATAGCTTCAGCAACAGGAATCTCACGAATATCAAAAGAAAAAGCTCTTCAAGATACATCTTCTTCTCTTTATGCTCTATTGCAAGAGAATGATGAGATAAAAGCTAAAGATGTTGTAGCAGCTGCTGAAAAGGGTGACCAAGCAGCAATTGACACGTTAGATGAAGTAACTTTTCATTTAGGGTTAGTAATAGCAAACCTTGCTAACAGCATTAACCCAGGCAAGATCGTCATCGGTGGAGGAGTTTCTAAAGCGGGTCATACCTTAATGGAGCGTTTGGAGCAGCAATTTAAACACTTTGCACTTCCAAGAGTTGCTGAAGGCGCTGAGATGAAAGTAGCTACCTTAGGAAACGACGCTGGTGTAATCGGTGGAGCTTGGTTAGCCAAACATAATCGCTAAATCATATTTTTTAGAGCAAAAGGTAAGTCTAAATTCAACGATAGGGCTCTATAGGTATATAGAAGGAACTTTTTTGCAAATTCTTATTATAAGGTTTTCTCGACTGCATATAATGGGTGAATTCTTCCAAAGAGACGAAATAATTGCGAACCGCTTCAGTGCGGTTCGTTTTCGTTTTTTTGAAACTTTTTTGAGTCTAGTTCGTCTAATGGTTTATGGATTTAAAAAAGGGGTAAAACTAATATAGTTTTGTTGTCCTATTTGTCAGAATCTTGAAATAGTACGTTAGGGTATTGAATTCTTGTGTGAAACCATTTAATATACTCTTTATGTAATCCTTTGATTAAGGTTTTGTAAATATGTAAAAGATGAATTTACATTCTTAATCAATGCTTACCGGATGCAAAGAGAGACTAGTTAAGAGGAAATAAATTGAAAACGAGAGTTCTTTTTGATTGAGGAGGTCAGAGAACATATGAAAGAAAAAATGAAACAAGCTTTTGCTGAATATAGATTTTTCTTTATAGCAATTGCTTTATTATGGATTAAAACATTTATCATTTATAAAACTGCATTTGAACTGCCTATGGACAATAAGATTCAAGAGCTAATCCTGTTTATAAACCCGATTAGTTCGATTGTTCTTTTCTTAGGAATTACGCTTTACTTCAAAGGAAGAACACATAGAAGAATGATTGTTGCAGTCAGTGCGATCATGAGTTTTGTGATGTATGCCAATATGGTGTTCTATCGTTTCTTTAATGACTTTATTACCATTCCAGTCTTGTTTCAAACAAGCAACATGGGTGACTTAGGTAATAGTGTATTTGAACTGATACAGCCTACTGACTTATTGGTATTCATCGACATCGTGATTTTGGCTTATTTTATGAGACGAGCTGATTACCGACCTGCACGAGCTTCACGCAAGCAGATCACGATTACATTTGCGGCTGCGATCGTATTTTTTATCGTCAACGTTGGTATTGCAGAAACTGAAAGACCACAATTGTTAACACGTACTTTTGACCGTGAAATGTTAATTAAAAACATCGGTTCTTACAATTATCACATTTATGATTCGATCATTCAGTCTAAAGCAAAAGCACAGCGTGCATTTGCCGATGGAAGTGAAATTACAGACGTTGAGAACTATTCACGTGCAAATTACAAAGAACCAAATCCTGAAATGTTCGGAAAAGCTAAAGGCAAGAACGTTTTCGTTATTTCAGTCGAATCAACACAGAACTTTGTTATTAACGAATCTGTAAACGGTAAAGAGATTACTCCGTTTATGAATGATCTGATTAAAGACAGTTATTACTTCCCGAACTTCTATCACCAAACTGGGCAAGGTAAAACATCTGATTCAGAGTTTTTATTAGATAACTCTTTATACCCACTTCCAAGTGGAGCCGTTTTCTTTACACATTCTCAGAACCAGTACAATGCAACACCAGAAATTTTAAAAGAGCAAGGTTACTATTCATCCGTACAGCATGCCAATAACAAAAGTTTCTGGAACCGTGATATCATGTACGATAATTTCGGTTACGACCGTTATTACTCATTAAAAGATTTCGAAGTAACACCTGAGAATTCAATTGGATGGGGCCTTAAGGATAAAGATTTCTTTAAACAATCTATTCCTCATCTAAAAGAGATGCAAGCAATGAACAAACCTTTCTATACGAAATATATTACGTTAACGAATCACTTCCCGTTCACTTTAGAAGAGGAAGATGAGATGATTCCTGAGTGGACATCTAGCGATGGAACAGTGAACCGTTACTTTACAACGGTACGTTATACAGACGATGCTTTAAAAGAGTTTTTCGCTGATGTTAAAGAAGCTGGTCTTTACGAAGATTCAATCTTTATCATGTATGGTGACCATTATGGAATTTCTGAAAACCATAACGATGCGATGGGACAATTCTTAGGAAAAGAAATCACTCCTTTTGAATCTACTCAATTGCAAAAAGTACCTTTAATCATTCACATGCCTGGTGAAAAAGGGAAGACGATGGAAACAGTTGGTGGACAGATCGACCTTAAACCAACGATTCTTCACTTACTAGGTATTGATACTAAAGGTGACATTCAACTAGGCTCAGATTTATTTTCTAAAGATCGAGAAGATTTCGCTGTTCTTCGTGACAATTCTTATATCACAAAGGATAATGTGTTCACAGATGGTAAGTGTTATGACAAAGCAACGGGTAAACCTGTTGAAGGTGAAAACAACGCTTGTGAACCATACAGTGAACGTGCTAAGACCGAATTAGATATGTCTGACCGTATCATTTATGGAGATTTATTAAGATTCTACGACAAAGATCAAGCAAAAGATAAAGCTGTTAAGCAAGAAGAAAAGCAAAAACAATAAGAACAGTAAAGCACTCAACTTCGGTTGAGTGTTTTTTTTCTGCATAAGTGCTTTGTGCAAACATACACCTTTAAGAGGAAGGTTTAAAGGGAGGGCTCTGTTTGGAAATTGTCATGCGTAACGGCGATTCGTTCTGGTACTACTCACGTCTATTATCTATCCCTTACGTGTTGATTAAAGACTCTAATCCTAACGTAACAGCAGCAAGTATGATTGCAGGGGAAAGCATAGAGATCCCGGGAATGTTTTTAGAAAAATATAGAATTAAAAACGGTGACACTTTTTTTTCAATTGCAGATAAATTTGATATTCCTCTGGATGCATTATATTTAGTTAATCCAAACGTGAAACCAAAAGAAATATTTACGAAGGACATCATCAATATTCCAAGAGTGGCACCGTATCCATCTATAAAATATCAGAGAAAATACAACACATCTGCATTGAAAACTGATATGGATAAACTTCTTACTACTTATCCATTCATAAAAAAACAAGAGATCGGTAAATCAGTACTTGGCAAACCTATAGATATGCTTGTAATAGGAAACGGGAAAAAGAAAGTGCATATGAATGGTTCGTTTCATGGAAACGAATGGATTACTTCAGGAGTTCTGATGAAGTTTATTAATGAATATTCAGCTGCACTATCAAGCGATAAAGTTTTAAATGGATATAAAGCTACGGACTTATATAGGGATACTACACTTTTCGCCGTACCAATGGTTGATCCAGATGGAGTCGATCTCGTTTTGAATGGTCTCCCTGAAAATTTTGAGTGGAAAGAATTTGTTTTAAAATTAAATAAAGGAAGCAAAGATTTTTCAGCATGGAAAGCGAATATTCGTGGTGTAGATCTTAATAATCAATTTCCGGCAAGATGGGAGCTTGAACAAGTAAGAAAACCAACGTCTCCTGCCCCAAGGGATTATCCAGGAAGCGCTCCGTTAAGTGAACCAGAAGCGCTAGTGATGGCAGAGGTTACAGAAAAGCACAAGTTTGATCGGGTGGTAGCCCTGCATACACAAGGTAAAGAATTATATTGGGGTTTTGAAGGGGAAGAACCTATGCCGATCTCAGGAGAGATCTCCGCTGAATTTGAGAGGGTTAGCGGGTATAAAGCGATTAGGTACGTGGATAGTTACGCCGGCTACAAAGATTGGTTCATTCAAGAATACAGAAAACCCGGATTTACGATTGAGCTTGGAATAGGGGTTAACCCGCTTCCATTAAAACAGTTCGATACAATCTATGAAGATACAAGAGGAATTCTCATAGCAGCTCTTTACATGTAAGCGATAAGTACATGCAACGGTCTAGCTTGCTCTATAGAAAGAAAAAACCATCAGAAAGGGATTTCTGATGGTTTTTTAGCTTTTTAATGGCCGGTAGAGCCGCCGCTGCCTACTAAAACGTCCAGAACAGTCATGACTGTAAACCAGCCAAAAACTGCAAACGTTAAAAAGGCAAAACCTGCTGCCATTAAATTTTTAATTTTTAACGAACGCAATAATCCCAATGCAGCTAAAATAGCTACTAAGCCGAATATAATGGCTAATCCCATTATTCTGTGCCCCCTTGCTCTGGAGTAATACCAATCCTATGTATAACGCTTTCACACAGGTATAACCTTGTATTATTTTACTTGTTTTATTCTGGTTTGTCGAGTGCACTTTGGAACAAAATGAACTCAATTGTTAGTTTATAGGCAGAAGCCCACTTTTTAACAAGAGATTTATGTTGGTTTCCAACGACCATAAATCTTTGTTCTTTATCAATAAATTCAACAATTAATTCTTCTTCTGTTTGAAGTAAAAACATTGCTTTTTCTGGCTCTTCACCTTCCTTGATTGAAAAGACACATATCATTTCAAGATAAAGATACGTTTGATTAGAGTCGGAAATAAATCCATAATCCTCAAATAATAGAGTCTTCCTGAAAGGATGGATGGAAAGTAGGGGGATCGCTTCAAAACGTTCATCATATTTTTGAGAACTGATGATTAGATCTTCTTGTTGATCGTGCATAGAGATCGAGACAGGCGTTTCCACATTTTCATATCCGAAAAATACTTTCATGTGTTTCCTCCGAAATAATGTTTGTTTTAGTGTAAGATAGAAAGTAATAACTTGCAATTGGAGGATATAAAAATGAAGTGGAAAAAGTTAACTGTGGGACCTGTGCAAGAGAATACATATATTATCTACAATAATCATAATGAAGCTGTAATCATCGATCCGGGTAGTGAAGGAAATAGAATCATACAAACCATAGAGTCATTAAAAGTGAGACCTTTAGCTGTATTATTAACGCATGCTCATTTTGATCATATCGGAGCTGTAGATGATGTGCGTGACAAGTATAATATTCCGTTATATGTTCATAAAAAAGAAGCGGATTGGCTGAGTGACACAAAAAAGAATGGATCAAAATATTTCGGACAAAGCATTACAGCGAAGCCAGCGAGCCATATTATAACCCTTGCAGATAATACTTTAAAGATCGGCAATTTTTCATTTGAAGTTTTAACAACCCCTGGCCATTCACCGGGAAGTGTTTCTTATTATTTAAGAAGCACTGGGGCTGTTTTTTCAGGTGATGCTTTATTTGCAGGAAGCATTGGAAGAACAGATCTGCATGGTGGGGATCAGGATGTTTTGATCCAAAGCATTCATGAAAAACTGCTTAATCTGCCAGAAGAAACGGTCGTTTTATCCGGTCATGGACCTGAAACAACAATTGGAATGGAAATGGATTCGAATCCATTCTTAGGCGGGTTCTAATCGTGTTACTCACGAGTTTGCTGAAAAAAAAAATGAAAGAAGACGAATGGTTGACGATGGAAGAGTTCATGGAACATGCTCTTTATCATCCGATAGAGGGTTACTATATGAAAGAGAACACAAAGATCGGGAAAAACGGAGACTTTTATACGTCTAGTCTTGTTTCAGACGTATTTGCTAAGGTGTGGGCAGACTTATTCATAAGTACGATAGCAGATCAGAACCTACAACCAATCGTGGTGGAGTTTGGGGGAGGTAGCGGTCATTTTGCTCAGCAAGTTCTAGAAAGCTGGTCTTTGCGATCTGTCGAACATATTTCCTATGTCATTGTAGAACCTAGT encodes:
- a CDS encoding DUF2759 domain-containing protein, producing the protein MGLAIIFGLVAILAALGLLRSLKIKNLMAAGFAFLTFAVFGWFTVMTVLDVLVGSGGSTGH
- a CDS encoding YqgQ family protein — translated: MKTMYDVLQLLKRFGTYIYTGNKIADLELIQEEVRELYEQKLIDVNEFKNAIIIIRAEHNKLQ
- a CDS encoding spore germination protein, with the translated sequence MSYLPKKQPLSRNFDENVQYMKKQLGVDISFDCIHLDLEYAGRRMALFMVDGFVKDDILHYLMKLLADLEPGQLDPDPLVKLMKTYLPYIEISTSDDLNQGIDWVLSGPTVLIVEGVSEILQIDARTYPVRGPEEPDVERVVRGARDGFVETIVFNTALTRRRVRDRSLRMEYMSIGRRSKTDVCISYIEDIADPHIVERIKDSLKKIDTDGLPMGEKTVEEFICGRHLNPYPLVRYTERPDTAAVHLFEGHVLVYVDGSPSVLITPTTFWHHLQHAEEYRQKPVVGAYLRFVRFLAVWISIFLLPLWYLFSVHKELLPVNLSFIGPEEIGVVPLFLQFVIIELGMDMLRMATIHTPTSVSTGLGLVSAIVVGQVAIEAGLFVNEVVLYIAVAAIGTFATPTYELSLANRLLRLSLLGLTALLGVPGYIVGFTLAVLFFVSFKSFHIPYLWPFIPFNPKAIRDVILRIPMPLKNRRPIVLHPKDPDR
- a CDS encoding HAD family hydrolase, whose product is MSSKEAAFFFDLDNTLFDYEASFKKASLFAFRSIVSSGEQNKKVEEKWFSRYKTFCDFYWHAYEKAWITQEEYRRKRLVSSLRAVGLSHFSDQEMVRYQQLFENNVHLFVEPYPWIQDIFRNLKRNQILYGIISNGDTDVQRNKIKQLHLDFPESHIYISSEINVAKPSPEIFHLVKKNVKASAFFYVGDSYSLDMVPAIQADWTAIWWNPLMLSATNEKVPHHNCYSSCNLIETITRYIE
- a CDS encoding M14 family metallopeptidase produces the protein MEIVMRNGDSFWYYSRLLSIPYVLIKDSNPNVTAASMIAGESIEIPGMFLEKYRIKNGDTFFSIADKFDIPLDALYLVNPNVKPKEIFTKDIINIPRVAPYPSIKYQRKYNTSALKTDMDKLLTTYPFIKKQEIGKSVLGKPIDMLVIGNGKKKVHMNGSFHGNEWITSGVLMKFINEYSAALSSDKVLNGYKATDLYRDTTLFAVPMVDPDGVDLVLNGLPENFEWKEFVLKLNKGSKDFSAWKANIRGVDLNNQFPARWELEQVRKPTSPAPRDYPGSAPLSEPEALVMAEVTEKHKFDRVVALHTQGKELYWGFEGEEPMPISGEISAEFERVSGYKAIRYVDSYAGYKDWFIQEYRKPGFTIELGIGVNPLPLKQFDTIYEDTRGILIAALYM
- a CDS encoding MBL fold metallo-hydrolase — protein: MKWKKLTVGPVQENTYIIYNNHNEAVIIDPGSEGNRIIQTIESLKVRPLAVLLTHAHFDHIGAVDDVRDKYNIPLYVHKKEADWLSDTKKNGSKYFGQSITAKPASHIITLADNTLKIGNFSFEVLTTPGHSPGSVSYYLRSTGAVFSGDALFAGSIGRTDLHGGDQDVLIQSIHEKLLNLPEETVVLSGHGPETTIGMEMDSNPFLGGF
- a CDS encoding M42 family metallopeptidase, yielding MEVLEVETKEIVSYLKELVHIPSPSGNTEAAINYMKSFFEEYEVLYKTTNKGAVIATIPGENDSKHRLLTAHVDTLGAMVKEIKSDGRLKLDLIGGFYWNTIEGEYCSIHTNSGRVFSGTVMMHQTAAHVYKGMNELKRDEKNMVVRVDEEFHSKKDVEEAGISVGDFVSFYPRFEQSDSGFVKSRHLDDKASVAILMHVIKQIKAHSIKLPYTTHFLISNNEEIGYGGNSNIPTETVEYLAVDMGAIGDGQATDEFTVSICAKDSGGPYHYGLRKHLVDLAEKHNVGYKVDIYPYYGSDATAAIRAGADVVHGLIGPGIDASHAFERTHIKSLKNTAELIHAYLKSPLV
- a CDS encoding LTA synthase family protein; amino-acid sequence: MKEKMKQAFAEYRFFFIAIALLWIKTFIIYKTAFELPMDNKIQELILFINPISSIVLFLGITLYFKGRTHRRMIVAVSAIMSFVMYANMVFYRFFNDFITIPVLFQTSNMGDLGNSVFELIQPTDLLVFIDIVILAYFMRRADYRPARASRKQITITFAAAIVFFIVNVGIAETERPQLLTRTFDREMLIKNIGSYNYHIYDSIIQSKAKAQRAFADGSEITDVENYSRANYKEPNPEMFGKAKGKNVFVISVESTQNFVINESVNGKEITPFMNDLIKDSYYFPNFYHQTGQGKTSDSEFLLDNSLYPLPSGAVFFTHSQNQYNATPEILKEQGYYSSVQHANNKSFWNRDIMYDNFGYDRYYSLKDFEVTPENSIGWGLKDKDFFKQSIPHLKEMQAMNKPFYTKYITLTNHFPFTLEEEDEMIPEWTSSDGTVNRYFTTVRYTDDALKEFFADVKEAGLYEDSIFIMYGDHYGISENHNDAMGQFLGKEITPFESTQLQKVPLIIHMPGEKGKTMETVGGQIDLKPTILHLLGIDTKGDIQLGSDLFSKDREDFAVLRDNSYITKDNVFTDGKCYDKATGKPVEGENNACEPYSERAKTELDMSDRIIYGDLLRFYDKDQAKDKAVKQEEKQKQ
- a CDS encoding ROK family glucokinase; the protein is MEKWLVGVDLGGTTIKIAFVTLDGHIVEKWEIPTNINEDGKHIVTDITDSIHSKLKELSEPKEKLESIGMGAPGFIDMKTGFIYHAVNIGWRDYPLKEELEKATGLSVIVDNDANIAAIGEMWRGAGDGEGNVLMVTLGTGVGGGIIVNGHIMHGTNGMAGEIGHITAIPKGGAPCNCGRTGCIETIASATGISRISKEKALQDTSSSLYALLQENDEIKAKDVVAAAEKGDQAAIDTLDEVTFHLGLVIANLANSINPGKIVIGGGVSKAGHTLMERLEQQFKHFALPRVAEGAEMKVATLGNDAGVIGGAWLAKHNR